CTTGGCCGGAAGCCCTCCTTTCAGTTCCTCCACCAGGAACCAAACCATCACGACCGTTAACGTGCCGAAGAGGGCAGGAAAGAAACGTACCCAGAATAACCCTCCACCCAACAACTGGATTATTGCGGCAATCCACGAGGTAAAAGGAGGCACTGAAATGTACCCCGCAGCCGGATGAAAAGCCTGGTCGAGATAGAGAAACTCATCGCGGTGCAGTTCGTATTCCGGATTGACCATGACGTACTGCAAAACAAATTTGACAAGAACCAAAAGAAACAGCATGCCGTAGCGGGAGAAAAGGGAAAATATCCTCTTTATTTTCTTTTGGCCGGTCGATACGCAATTTTTTTTATCAGCATTCACTTGACCACTTCCGCAAAATCTTCCATGTTTTCATCCACGTATGCTGCAATAACAGAAGTCTCTTCCTCTTCTATTTCCATATACTTTTCTTCCAATTCATCGAACTGTTCGAATTGTTCATACATGGCCATGAATTCCTCTTCGGTGGTGTCACGCTCGAGTTCAGCCCGGTGGCTATCGTAAATTTCCTTGGCTTTGTACAGGATTTTCGATAACCCTTTAGCTCCCATCGACTTCAAGGCCTTCGCCGCAGGGTTGTCAAAAAGGTACCCGCCGTATCCGTTCTGGATCAACTGCACGAAACCCCCTTCGCGCACTTCGTCCGTAAAAAACCGGAAAGCCAGAAGCGTGTGTTGGTAACCATTTAGCTTATGCATGTTCTCTGCCGTAATGCCCCCGTCTAACACTTCCAGGTAAGCATCGGTAAACACCTTCAGAAATTCATCCATGCCTTTTTCGGCTGCCTTGATAATCTTTTGTTCGGGAATTTGAATCATATTACTTCACGTTTTATTTGTTTTTAATAAATTTTGAAGGTGTTACCTGCCGTATAAAAAACTCATCGGTGTGAAAATAGCTGGATGAAGAAAAAAAGTAGGGCTGCCACAACAATAATCAGGGAGACAATGGCAATAATTTGATATTGCCGTTTTTTTTGTGAAGAAATTTCCTCAGCTTTTTCTATTTCAACGCTTTCTATGTTCCGTAAGTATTCTTCCGTTATGCGCGGCCGCTTATGCGACCTGAATCTTCCGCCTCCGACCTCCTTTCTTTGTGTGCGGTTTAGCTCCAGCTTCTTTATCATGTCCAGCATGTGTCCTTCACCACCCATAATACTAAGTGTTTGATTGCTCACACCAAAGTTAAACAATTTCGCTGAATAACTACAAGGTTGGGAAAAAAACAGTACTTTTGCAGCAGTATTCACAAATAATATTAATCTTAAACAATGGCAATTATTAAACCATTCAAGGGTGTTCGTCCACCCAAACAATTCGTAAAAGAGGTTGCATCGCGTCCGTATGATGTGCTAAATTCTGACGAGGCCCGCCGGGAAGCCGAAGGAAATGAAAAATCGCTCTATCGAATCATTAAACCGGAAATTGAATTTCCGGTTGGAAAAGATGAACACGACGAGGATGTGTACGCGAAGGCTGCAGAGAATTTCCGGTTGTTTCAAGACAAAGGCTGGTTGGTGCAGGACGAAAAAGAAATGTATTACGTGTATGCACAGACAATGAACGGCAAGACGCAATATGGCCTGGTGGTCGGTGCTTACGTGGAAGATTACATAAACGGTAAAATCAAGAAACATGAGTTAACCCGGCGCGATAAAGAAGAAGACCGGATGAAGCATGTGCGTGTGAACGATGCCAATATTGAACCCGTATTTTTTGCTTACCATTACAATGAAGAGATTAATGCCATAATAGCGCGGATTATCAGGCAGGAAGCTGAATATGATTTTATTTCCGTAGACGGTGTAGGACACCATTTCTGGCTGATTGACAATGATACCGATATCCGCCGCATTACCGAAATTTTCGCCACTTTCCCGGCCATGTATATTGCTGATGGACACCACCGCTCCGCAGCGGCTGCCCTTGTAGGTGCTGAAAAGGCAAAGAATAATCCTTACCACAGGGGGGATGAGGAGTATAACTATTTTATGGCGGTCTGTTTTCCGGACAATCAGTTGACAATTATCGATTACAACCGGGTGGTAAAGGATTTGAACGGATTATCCCCTGACGCATTTTTGAAAAAACTGGAAAAGAATTTCCTGGTTGAGCCTACCGGTTCCGAAATACAGAAACCCGGAAACTTACACAACTTCTCGGTATATCTCGACGGACGTTCATTCAGTGTGACGGCAAAACCCGGAACCTATGACGATAACGACCCTATAGGTGCACTGGATGTAACGGTTACATCCCTCCTTATCCTGGACGAGATTTTGGGAATAAAAGACCTGCGTTCCGATAAGCGTATTGATTTCGTGGGGGGAATCCGTGGCTTGGGAGAATTGAAAAAACGGGTGGACACCGGAGAAATGGCATTGGCGATAGCACTTTATCCTGTATCCATGAAGCAGTTGATGGATATTGCTGATTCTGGCAACATCATGCCTCCCAAAACAACGTGGTTTGAACCGAAACTTCGTTCAGGCCTGGTAATCCATAAACTTTCGTAAATCACAGGGAATAATGCCCAAAGTAACAGACCGGATGGAAATGGCAAATAATGCGGTAATGATAAGAAAAGAATCGGAAAAAATTTTTACCGAAATTGTCGGACATTACCGCTATTTACATCAACATCCCGAGCTTTCCTATAAAGAAGAAAATACGGCAAGGTACATTACGGAGTTTTTGGATATCGAAAAAATTCCGTACCGCAGAAATATCGGAGGATATGGAATTCTGGCGTGGGTCGTAGGTGAAAAAGAAGGGGGTGGCAAAACTGCCGCTTTTGTTGCCGATATGGATGCTTTGCCTGTACACGAAAGAAATGATGTGCCGTATAAATCGGTGACCGATGGTATCATGCATGCCTGTGGCCACGATTCACACACGGCATCGTTGATGGGGACAGCCAAAATAGTGAATTCGCTGCGAAGTGAATTTTCCGGCACGGTATTGTTTGTGTTTCAACCTGGAGAGGAACAATCGCCCGGTGGAGCCGCCTTGATGTTAAAAGACGGCGTTTTCCGGGATTTTAACCCCGATTTCGTAATAAAACAGCATGCTTATGTGGACTTACCAGCCGGAATGGTGGCATTCCAAACCGGAACGGTAATGGCATCTGCCGATGAAATTCACATTAAGGTAAAAGGAGAGGGTGGCCACGGCGCATTACCTCATGAACTGAACGATACGGTGCTGGCTGCTTCGAACATCCTTATTGCTCTTCAACAAGTGGTAAGCCGTCGCAGAAATCCGTTTCAACCCATGACACTTTCTTTCGGGAAATTCATTGCCGACGGTGCAACCAACGTTATTCCTTCGGAAGTAGTGCTTGCCGGCTCACTCAGGTGTATGGACGAAAGCGAACGACAGAAGATGCTTGGTGTCATCCCGCAAATTATTGATTCGGTATCTGCTGCCTATGGGTGTAGCTGTGAGATTGTTATGCCTGAAGGTTATCCGTGCACCGTCAGTCATGCTGCTGTAACTGAAAAAGTACGTTCGCAGGCTATTGAATTTTTAGGCGAAGCCGGGGTTTCGGAGTACCCCGTACGCATGACAGCAGAGGATTTTGGCTTTTTTTCCCAGCAATATCCGTGCTGTTTTTATCGGTTTGGTGTGGCCGACAGAAGCGGGGCTTGCGGCAAGCTTCACTCATCCAATTTTCTCATCGACGAAAAGGCATTGTTAACCGCTTCATCGTTATTTGCTTTTATTGCTCTCGATTCACTTGAAAGGTAATAATTTATTCGTTTTTTGCTGTTAGGAACCTGTTTTTTTATATTTTTGTAAAAAAATAATCATTTTTCTAACAAATTAAAAGTATAACTATGGCTTATCATGATTTAGACGAACTGGATGGGAAAATCCTGAAACTTATTGTAAACAACGCACGAATTCCCTTTCTTGAAGTAGCCCGCGAATGTGGTGTGTCGGGTGCAGCCATTCACCAACGCGTACAGAAATTAGTCAATTTAGGCGTTATCAAGGGATCTGAATTTATCCTTGATGCTGAAAAGATAGGTTACGAAACGTGTGCTTATGTGGGGTTGTTTCTTGTATCGCCTTCGTCTTTCGATAGCGTAGTGAAAGAATTGGAGAAAATCCCCGAAGTGGTGGAGTGTTATTACACTACCGGGCAGTATGACCTGTTAATTAAAGTGTTCGCTAAAAACAACAAAGATCTACTTCGTATTATCCACAGTCAGCTTCAACCTCTTGGTCTGGCCAGAACCGAAACGTTGATGTGCTTCAAAGATGCTTTTCGCAAGAAATTGCCGATAGATTTTTCGTAAAAAAATTATTACCTGTTTTATTTCAAAGTCAGATGGTGGGCAAAAAAAAAATATTGATATTTATTTTTGTTTTTACCGGTTTGCTATTCTGTGCTGGTAATGCCGGAGTTCCAGGTAAAAAAGTGGAAGGAATAGGCAATGAAAAGCAGATTGCTGACTTTATTCTCACTAATGTTATAAGACTTTATGATGTTCCTGAACACGGATTGTTGTCGGAAACCTATCCGATAAATCCCGATCACAAAGTAAATTACCTGGCTGAGGGGAGCACTCAAAAACAAAAACAGGAAGTGTCTTTTTTATGGCCTTACTCGGGTGTGATTTCTGGAACGGTTGCCCTGTATGCTTTTACGAAGGAAAAAAAATACCTTGATCTGATGGAGAAGCGCTTGTTGCCGGGGTTGGAGAAATACTTCGATACATCGCGTCACCCCGGAGGTTATCAGTCTTATCCTATTTTTGCGGGACACAGTGATAGGTTCTATGATGATAATGTATGGCTGGCACTTGATTTTTGTACGTTCTACGCAAATACTCAAAACAAGAAATACCTCGATAAAGCACTTGAAATATATGACTTTGTTTACAGCGGATGGGACGGTAACCTGGGTGGGGGAGTTTATTGGTGTGAGCAAAAAAAAACCAGTAAAAACACCTGCTCCAATGCTCCGTCAGCCGTACTCAGTGCCAGGTTGTATCAGTTAACCGGCGATGAAAAATTCCTTTCACGTGCAGTAGAGACTTATCTCTGGACAAAAAACAATTTACTGGACCGGTCTGATTTTGTTTATTGGGATAATGTTGCGCTTGATGGAAAAATTGATAAAAGGAAATATACTTACAACAGCGGGCAAATGATCGAAGCGGGAGTTTTGCTTTACCAGATTACCGGTGACAGAACATACCTGACTGATGCTCAAAAAACAGCATCGGGAACTTATCAATATTTTACAACTGTTGAATCAACTGCGGAGGGAAGAATAGTGTTCTATCCCGATACTCCGTGGTTTAATGCAATACTTTTCAGGGGATTAAAAGCGCTTTATATCGTGGACGGAAACAAGAAATATATTCAATCCATGCTTGAAAACGCTCACTTTGCCTGGAGCAATACAGCAGATGAGCATAACCTGCTTGGAAAAGACTGGAGGAAAAAGTCGACACAACCCTATAAATGGTTGCTCGATAATGCTTGTATGATTGAACTTTTCGCCGGACTCGGCGACATTACTAAAATTAAGTGAATAAAAATGACTTCAAGGAGAAATTTTATCAAAAAAAGTGCCCTGGGGCTTACGGCCTTGGCTGTAAATCCTTCCTGGGCGAAAGGAAAAATCACAACTTCCGGCCAGGCGGGTAAATATGTGTCACGACGGCCTCCTGTTTCTGAAAGAAAATTTGTTTCAAGGGCTGTGGAAACGACCATCACAAGGGTTAAGTCCAAGATTAAAGATGAAAAATTGGCTTGGATGTTCGAGAACTGTTTTCCGAACACGTTGGATACAACCGTGAATTTTTCAATGAGAAACGGGAAACCCGATACTTTTGTAATTACGGGGGACATCGATGCCATGTGGCTTCGTGACTCCTCGGCGCAAGTTTGGCCTTATCTTCCTTTAATGAACGAAGACAATCAACTCAAACAGATGATTGCAGGCGTTGTAAACAGGCAAACGCAGTGTATACTTGTCGACCCTTATGCGAACGCATTTTATCCTAATCCTAATCCCAAAGGGGAATGGAGAACGGACAATACCGATATGAAACCCGAGGTGCACGAGCGCAAGTGGGAAATTGATTCACTTTGTTATCCTATTCGTCTGGCTTACCATTATTGGAAAACGACCAACGATACCTCGGTCTTTGATGCCGATTGGCGAAAAGCGATGGCATTGGTGTTGAAAACCTTCAGGGAACAACAACGAAAAGAAAATGAAGGGCCATATACTTTCCTACGTGTTACCGACCGCCAGTTGGATACGGTAAATAATAAGGGATTGGGGAATCCTGTGAATCCTGTCGGATTAATCGTTTCTTCGTTCCGTCCTTCGGATGATGCTACCACTTTTGGATTTCTGGTTCCTTCCAATATGTTTGCCGTAACCTCGCTGAAGCAATTGGTCGAAATTTCGGAATCGGTTACCAAGGATGCTTCTTTTGCGAAAGAGTGCAAATCCCTGGCCGACGAGGTTGATGTAGCTGTTAAGAAATATGCGGTCACCACACATCCCAACCACGGTCAAATCTACGCATTTGAAGTGGACGGATTTGGAAATTATTACCTGATGGACGATGCTAATGTCCCAAGTTTATTGGCAATTCCGTACTTGGGTGGCGAATGTGACGATGACGCTATCTACCGAAATACGCGTAATTTCGTGTTGAGCAAAGATAATCCGTATTTCTTTAAAGGAACTGCAGGGGAGGGAATTGGTGGACCACACATCGGTTATGATATGATTTGGCCCATGAGTATTATTTTGCGTGCAATTACAAGCCAGAGCGACGATGAGATTCGACATTGTATACAAATGCTTCGTGATACTGACGCCGGTACCGGATTCATGCATGAATCGTTTCATAAAAATGATCCTGCAAATTTTACACGAACATGGTTCGCATGGGTTAACACTCTTTTTGGAGAATTGATTCTTAAATTAGAGAAGGAAAATAAAATGAACCTATTAAACACTTAAAAATAAGCGTAATGAAATCAAATTCAGTGTTTCTTCTTTTGTTGCTGAGCGTTTATCTTGTTCACGCACAGGATAAATTAGAACCGGTTGATTATGTGAGTATTCTTGTAGGAACTCAATCCAAGTTTGAACTTTCCAACGGAAATACCTATCCTGTCATTGCCCTGCCGTGGGCAATGAATTTTTGGACTCCTCAGACAGGAAAAATGGGCGATGGATGGATTTACCGCTACGATGCGGATAAGATCCGCGGATTTAAGCAGACACACCAACCAAGTCCCTGGATGAACGATTATGGCCAGTTCTCGATTATGCCAATTGTTGGCAAAACGGTTTTTAACGAAGAAGAACGTGCCAGTTGGTTTTCGCACAAGGCGGAGATTGCCAAACCTTATTATTACAGCGTTTATCTGGCAGATTACGATGTGACAACCGAAATTACACCAACGGAACGCGCGGCTATTTTCCGTTTCACGTTTCCCGAAACCGAAGACGCAAACCTGATAATCGATGCTTTCAATAAAGGATCTTCGGTGGAGGTTTTGCCTGAAAAAAATGCAATTATCGGCTATACAACCCGTAATAGCGGCGGAGTCCCCGATAATTTCAAAAACCATTTTGTAATTGTTTTCGATAAGCCGTTTCGAACATATTTTGACGTAAGAGATGCAATGATCGGAAAGAAAAAAGCCGATAAAACGCAAAGCGATCATTCCGGAGCAATCGTTAAATTCAAAACACAGCGCGGCGAGCAAATAGTAGCGCGCGTTGCATCCTCTTTCATCAGTTACGATCAGGCGTGGCAAAACCTGAAAGAGGTTGAAAGCAAGAGTTTCGAAAATGTTAAGCAGGAAGGCAGAAAATCGTGGAATGAAGTATTGGGCAAAGTAGAGATTGAAGATGACAATATTGACAACAAACGCACTTTTTATTCCACCCTTTATCGTTCAACGCTCTTTCCCCGTAAGTTTTACGAAATTGATGCCCAGGGAAATGCAATACATTATAGCCCTTACAACGGGCAGGTACTCCCCGGATATATGTATACAGATACCGGATTTTGGGATACATTCCGTTCCCTGTTTCCTTTGCTGAATTTGATGTACCCGTCTGTCAACAAGGAGATTCAGGAGGGGTTGATTAATACGTACAAAGAGAGCGGCTTCCTGCCTGAATGGGCAAGTCCTGGACACCGTGGAATCATGATTGGGAACAATTCGGCTTCGGTGGTGGCCGATGCTTACCTGAAAGGGTTACGCGGCTACGATATCGAAACGCTTTATGAGGCAATGATACACGGAACGGAGAATGTACATCCGAAGGTCTCGTCTACCGGGCGGTTGGGGCATGAATATTACAATACACTTGGCTACGTTCCTTATGATGTGAAGATCAAAGAAAATGCGGCGCGCACGCTGGAATACGCGTATGCCGACTGGACAATTTATAAATTGGCCAAAGCCTTGAACCGTCCCCAGGCGGAGATCGACCTATACGCGAAACGTTGCCAAAATTACCGTAATTTGTATTCACCTGAGTACAAACTGATGAGGGGCAAGAACAAGGACGGAACGTTTCAGTCGCCTTTCAGCCCCACGAAATGGGGGGATGCATTTACCGAAGGCAACAGTTGGCACTACACCTGGTCGGTATTTCACGATCCGCAAGGATTGATCGATCTGATGGGTGGAAACAAGGAATTTGTGAATATGCTGGATTCTGTTTTCAAGATGCCACCGGTTTTTGACGATAGCTATTACGGATTTCCTATTCACGAAATCCGGGAGATGCAGATTATGAATATGGGGCAGTATGCTCACGGGAATCAACCCATTCAGCACATGGTATACCTCTACAATTATGCAGGAGAACCCTGGAAAACCCAATACTGGGCGCGTGAAGTGATGAATAAACTTTATACGCCCGCTCCCGACGGTTATTGCGGTGATGAAGATAACGGGCAAACGTCGGCATGGTATGTTTTTTCTGCTATGGGATTTTACCCGGTTTGTCCGGGAAGCGATGAATATATCCTGGGGTCACCGTTGTTTGAGAAAATAACCGTTCACCTGGAAAACGGGAGAAAACTACTGATAAATTCTCCAGGGAACAGTAAGTCAACTCGTTACATTTCGGACTTTAGATTGAACGGAAAAACGTATACCAAAAACTACGTGAAGCATCAGGATTTGATGGAAGGAGCCAGAATTGATGTGAAGATGTCGGATAAACCGAACAGGACAAGGGGAATCCGAAAGTCCGATTTTCCGTATTCGTTTTCCAACGAGAATAAATAACAAAAAAAGTGCTGAAATTTACTTCAGCACTTTTTCTTTGTCTATTTTCAAATTCTTCCCTGCCGGGTGAGAAACTTTCACAAAGATATTGTTGAATTCGAAAACAAACGGCTTGAATCTTGTTAGGTCCCAAATCCATTCGCTGAGCTCCACCGTAGTGACACCTTGATGGATAATGTCCAGTTGCTTGGCAGCGGCATACGACAAGTCGATGATTTTATTTCTGGAGTATGGGCCGCGATCGGTTACTTCCACCAGTACCTTCTTTCCGTTTTTCGGATTTATCACTTCCAGTATGGTCCCAAACGGATAGGTTTTGTGAGCGCAAGTGAGGCTGTCTCTATGGTAGGGTATGCCACTTGATGTTTTCCGGCCGTGAAACTTGTCGGCATAATAGGACGCTCCTCCTTTTTGCTGTGCAAAAACAGGGCTATTTAATGTGTTTATAAACAGAATGATAATAAAAAAGAACGACTTTTTCATTGTCTCTTGTTTTGATTTTCACACTGCAAATGTATAAAAAAAATGAGAGTCTCCCATTTTTTTTATTTTTTTTGCCCATAAAGATACCAGATCATTTTTTATCGTGGTTATCTGCAGGCTCACAAACCAGATCCGGAGATGCAGGAGATATTGGGAAGATTGACGCGTTAACCCGTAGAAAAGAAAAAAGGAAAGTATTAAAACTTTCCTTCAGTAGTTGCGGAGATAGGACTTGAACCTATGACCTTTGGGTTATGAGCCCAACGAGCTACCAACTGCTCCACTCCGCGATATGTTTTCATTAATTGAGGTGCAAAGATACAATGTTTTTATTTATAAAACAAGTTTTTTGTATTTCTTTTTTTTTCTGCGACAAAATATGTACTTTTGGTATAAATTTCAAAACCATGTCCGACAGTCTTGTAATTATACCCACGTACAACGAAAAAGAAAACATCGAGAACATTATCCGTACCGTTTTTGGTTTGTCAAAGCCATTTGACATACTGGTTATAGACGATGGGTCGCCCGATGGAACCGCAACCATTGTACGCCATTTGGCAGAAACGGAATTTTCAACCCGGCTTTTTATTCAGGAGCGGTCAGGAAAGTTGGGTTTGGGAACCGCTTATATTCATGGCTTCAAATGGGCTTTAGATCATTCGTACGATTATATTTTTGAGATGGATGCCGATTTTTCCCACAATCCCGACGACTTGCTAAGGCTCTATTCTGCCTGTCACGATGAAGGGTTCGATATGTCGGTGGGATCCCGCTATTGCAGCGGTGTAAATGTAGTTAACTGGCCTATAGGACGTGTCTTGATGTCCTATTTCGCGTCGAAATATGTTCAAATAATAACAGGCGTAGCTATTAAGGATACTACTGCTGGATTTGTATGTTACAAACGAAGGGTATTGGAGGCCATCAACCTGGATGAGATAAAATTCAAAGGCTATGCATTTCAGATCGAGATGAAATATACGGCCTACGCATTGGGATTCAAAATAAAAGAAGTGTCGGTCATATTTGTTAATCGTCAGTTGGGGACCTCCAAAATGAACAGCAGCATTTTTGGGGAAGCTTTTTTTGGTGTCATGAATTTGCGCTGGAGAAAAATATCGGGCAACATTAAACCCAAACAATTATGAAACTTATCCATAAGGCAATCCTTATTAACGAAGGCCGTTCCTTTACGGGTTCTGTACTTGTAGAAGGAGACAGGATTTCGAAAGTATTTGAGAACGAAGTCCCCGAAATTATCCTTCAGCAGTGCGGTGAAATTATCGATGCAAGGGGCTTGTACCTTATTCCCGGGGTATTGGATGATCAGGTGCATTTTCGTGATCCCGGACTTACGCACAAGGGTGATATTTATTCGGAGAGCAGGGCCGCTGTCGCTGGAGGCGTAACCTCGTTTATGGAAATGCCCAATACCAACCCGCAAACCGTGACGATAGATGCTTTGCACGAAAAGTTTGATCTGGCCGCACAAAAATCCATTGCCAATTATTCGTTTTACCTGGGTGCCACCAACGACAACATCAAGGAACTGAAAAAAGTCGACAAAAAGAACGTTTGCGGGGTGAAAGTGTTTATGGGCGCTTCTACCGGAAACATGCTGGTAGACAACGCAAAAACACTGCAGCGGATCTTTGCCGAAGTAGATTCGCTAATTGCCACGCATTGCGAGAACGAGGAAATTATCCGTGACAATGTGGATGCCTACAGGAAGCGGTTCGGAGAAGATATTCCTGTTCTGTACCATCCGCTTATCCGCAGTGAAGAAGCATGCTTCCGCTCTTCGGCACAAGCTGCGGAACTCGCTGACAAGTACGGTTCCCGCCTGCATGTGTTGCATCTTTCCACTGCCAGGGAAATGAGTTTGTTCAGTAAGTCGTCTGTAAAAGACAAAAAAATAACAGCAGAAGTATGCGTTCATCACCTTTGGTTTACCGATGAGGATTATGCCCGGTTGGGCACACGCATCAAATGGAATCCGGCGATAAAAACGCGTGCAGACCGTGATGCCTTGCGTTCTGCGCTGATATCGGGAAAGCTGGATATTGTGGCAACTGATCATGCTCCGCATTTGTTGAGCGAGAAAGAGGGCGGTTGCCTGAAAGCTTCCTCTGGCGGGCCGTTGGTTCAACACTCCCTGCAGGCTATGTTGGAGTTGTCGTTACAAGGGCTCTGGTCGAAAGAATTTGTTGTGGAAAAAATGTGCCATGCGCCTGCAGAACTTTTTCAGGTGAGAGGCCGGGGATATATCCGCGAAGGATATTTTGCCGACCTGGTGCTTGTGAATCCTGATAAACTCTATACCGTAGGCAAAAACAATATCCTGTACAAATGTGGTTGGTCGCCGTTCGAAGGTGAAACTTTCCGGCACAGCATCGAGAAAACGTTTGTGAACGGGAATCTGGTGTTTGATAACGGCAATGTAGTTGAATCGGCTTCGGGGGAAGCATTGACGTTCGACCGGTAAATCCATGTGAGGTTATGGCCCCTATGTGACAATAATTTTATATCTTTGCGCGAAATCAAGAATAAATAACTGTGAAATTTTTATTTACCGTACAGGGCGAGGGCAGGGGACACTTTACGCAATCGCTCGCATTGGCGTCTATGTTAAGAAAACACGGACACGAAGTGGTGGCCGTATTGGTGGGTAAAGACGACTCGCGACAAATTCCCCGGTTTTATCTCGATAAAATCAATGCGCCTGTTTTTGATTTTAGAAGCCCTAATTTCACCGCATTATACAAACAAAAACGGCCAAACCTCGTATTGAGCGTCATTGGTAATTTTTCGCAATCGTTCATCTTTCGGAAAAGCATTCTTTTCGTCAAATCCAAGATAGAGGAATATCGTCCCGACGCGGTGGTCAATTTTTATGAAATGGTTACCGGAGTGGCTTTTAGAACCTATCGGTTTGATAAGAAGTTAAATGTTCAATTAATCAGCATCGCACACCAGTACATGCTGCTGAATCCGAAATACAAAACCACCAGCGAACAGGACATCAAGTATTATTTTCTTCGGATGATAACGAAGGTTACCTGCCAGTGTTCGTCCAAAATCTTGGCACTTTCGTTCCGTGATATGCCCGGAAGCATTGAGAAGAACCTGGTGGTTGTTCCGCCACTGCTCAGACAGGAGGTCTTTGAAAATGAACCCTCCGACGGAGATTATATCCACGGCTATATGATCAATACCGGATATTACGAGGAAGTGCTGGACTGGCACACTAAAAACCCCCACATTCCGCTGCGCTTCTTCTGGGACAAGAAGGATGCCGATGAGGTGACGGTGATAGACGAAAACCTGATACTGTATCGCATCGATGACGATCTTTTCCTGAAAAGTATGGCGGGCAGTATGGCATATTCCACCACCTCGGGATTTGAGTCGGTGTGCGAGGCACTCTATTACAAAAAACCCATTCTGATGATTCCCGTACACGTGGAGCAGGAGTTTAATGCTTATGATGCCAGCCTTTCCGGAGCGGGAATAAGCAGTACGAAATTTAAACTGAACAAACTGTTGAACTTTATACCGCATTACCGGCCCGATGAAAACTTCCGGGATTGGGTGCATCAGGCGGAAGAACGGTTTATCCGGGAGATCTGCGGCACCAACTAAAAAAGCCCTTAGCCGGGCGGCTAAAGGCTTTTGGTGAAAGAGCCACAAGCGAGATTCGAACTCGCGACCGACGCGTTACGAATGCGTTACTCTACCTACTGAGCTATTGTGGCAACGTTTCGGGTTGCAAAATTATAAAAAATAACCGAAACCGACTAAAATTACATCAAGTTTTTATCGTACGAACGCACTTAGGCTTAATTCCCAAAACAAATCTTTATCGAAAGCATACAATTTGTTGTTTCTCATAAACATATTGGGTGATGCCCGAAATTTCATTAACGCTTTTCCCGAATAATCACAAACGGTGAACTCTTTTTCATCGTTAGTCAGGAATTTATAATTGCCGTTATCGATTGTTTTTTTGAAAACATCCTTCTTGTCATACGTTATTAGTGTTTCTAAACTGTCAGTCAGCGAGA
This portion of the Petrimonas sulfuriphila genome encodes:
- a CDS encoding glycoside hydrolase family 125 protein translates to MTSRRNFIKKSALGLTALAVNPSWAKGKITTSGQAGKYVSRRPPVSERKFVSRAVETTITRVKSKIKDEKLAWMFENCFPNTLDTTVNFSMRNGKPDTFVITGDIDAMWLRDSSAQVWPYLPLMNEDNQLKQMIAGVVNRQTQCILVDPYANAFYPNPNPKGEWRTDNTDMKPEVHERKWEIDSLCYPIRLAYHYWKTTNDTSVFDADWRKAMALVLKTFREQQRKENEGPYTFLRVTDRQLDTVNNKGLGNPVNPVGLIVSSFRPSDDATTFGFLVPSNMFAVTSLKQLVEISESVTKDASFAKECKSLADEVDVAVKKYAVTTHPNHGQIYAFEVDGFGNYYLMDDANVPSLLAIPYLGGECDDDAIYRNTRNFVLSKDNPYFFKGTAGEGIGGPHIGYDMIWPMSIILRAITSQSDDEIRHCIQMLRDTDAGTGFMHESFHKNDPANFTRTWFAWVNTLFGELILKLEKENKMNLLNT
- a CDS encoding GH92 family glycosyl hydrolase, with product MKSNSVFLLLLLSVYLVHAQDKLEPVDYVSILVGTQSKFELSNGNTYPVIALPWAMNFWTPQTGKMGDGWIYRYDADKIRGFKQTHQPSPWMNDYGQFSIMPIVGKTVFNEEERASWFSHKAEIAKPYYYSVYLADYDVTTEITPTERAAIFRFTFPETEDANLIIDAFNKGSSVEVLPEKNAIIGYTTRNSGGVPDNFKNHFVIVFDKPFRTYFDVRDAMIGKKKADKTQSDHSGAIVKFKTQRGEQIVARVASSFISYDQAWQNLKEVESKSFENVKQEGRKSWNEVLGKVEIEDDNIDNKRTFYSTLYRSTLFPRKFYEIDAQGNAIHYSPYNGQVLPGYMYTDTGFWDTFRSLFPLLNLMYPSVNKEIQEGLINTYKESGFLPEWASPGHRGIMIGNNSASVVADAYLKGLRGYDIETLYEAMIHGTENVHPKVSSTGRLGHEYYNTLGYVPYDVKIKENAARTLEYAYADWTIYKLAKALNRPQAEIDLYAKRCQNYRNLYSPEYKLMRGKNKDGTFQSPFSPTKWGDAFTEGNSWHYTWSVFHDPQGLIDLMGGNKEFVNMLDSVFKMPPVFDDSYYGFPIHEIREMQIMNMGQYAHGNQPIQHMVYLYNYAGEPWKTQYWAREVMNKLYTPAPDGYCGDEDNGQTSAWYVFSAMGFYPVCPGSDEYILGSPLFEKITVHLENGRKLLINSPGNSKSTRYISDFRLNGKTYTKNYVKHQDLMEGARIDVKMSDKPNRTRGIRKSDFPYSFSNENK
- a CDS encoding septal ring lytic transglycosylase RlpA family protein, translated to MKKSFFFIIILFINTLNSPVFAQQKGGASYYADKFHGRKTSSGIPYHRDSLTCAHKTYPFGTILEVINPKNGKKVLVEVTDRGPYSRNKIIDLSYAAAKQLDIIHQGVTTVELSEWIWDLTRFKPFVFEFNNIFVKVSHPAGKNLKIDKEKVLK
- a CDS encoding polyprenol monophosphomannose synthase, with the translated sequence MSDSLVIIPTYNEKENIENIIRTVFGLSKPFDILVIDDGSPDGTATIVRHLAETEFSTRLFIQERSGKLGLGTAYIHGFKWALDHSYDYIFEMDADFSHNPDDLLRLYSACHDEGFDMSVGSRYCSGVNVVNWPIGRVLMSYFASKYVQIITGVAIKDTTAGFVCYKRRVLEAINLDEIKFKGYAFQIEMKYTAYALGFKIKEVSVIFVNRQLGTSKMNSSIFGEAFFGVMNLRWRKISGNIKPKQL